The proteins below are encoded in one region of Bifidobacterium dentium JCM 1195 = DSM 20436:
- a CDS encoding RNA degradosome polyphosphate kinase, which yields MAQIFDAPSKAILRSQIAEHIAETDKNDRRELQAGEEPLPNDRFFDRELSWLKFNKRVLELAQDEDLPIIERASFAAIFANNLDEFFMVRVAGLKRRIDTGIAVTAASGLSPRQQLRAISEQAHRLQDEHAHYMIDHILPDLAKEKIVLLSWDKLTAAEQERLSRYYRQQVFPVLTPLAVDPAHPFPYISGGSINLAVLVENPASGKSHFARVKIPGNLNRLVPVDDLTDDETTDVRYGFITMENLIIAHLESLFPGMIIKEARSFRVTRNEDIDVEEDDAENLLNAMEKELLRRRFGPPIRLEISDETSPFLSQLLADQLRVSADEVYRLPAPLDATVLFELGGIDRPDLKYRSFVPTTNRQIAEVESSRAQDIFAAIRERDILLHHPYDSFSTSVQAFLAQAAADPKVLAIKQTLYRTSSNSPIIDALIDAAHAGKQVLALVEIKARFDEDANIAWARKLERAGVHVVYGIVGLKTHCKLSLVVRQEADGLRRYCHVGTGNYNPKTARIYTDLGLLTCDPVVGQDMTRLFNQLSGYAPKSSFHRLLVAPRTVRSGLIQRIRREEDAARAGKEAWIKIKVNSIVDEKTIDALYRASQAGVKIDIVERGICALKPGVPGLSENIRVRSILGRFLEHSRIYAFANSDGPQIGEGPAAGPEVWIGSADLMHRNLDRRVEALVRITAPEQIDELIKYVDLQMADSTASWHMEADGTYVRHSKDAEGRPLVDCQEYLIKRHTRRPATH from the coding sequence ATGGCACAGATTTTTGACGCACCCTCAAAGGCGATTCTGCGCAGCCAGATTGCTGAGCACATCGCCGAGACCGATAAGAACGACAGGCGGGAGCTGCAGGCCGGTGAAGAACCGCTGCCGAACGACCGCTTCTTCGACCGCGAGTTGAGCTGGCTGAAGTTCAACAAGCGAGTCCTCGAGCTTGCTCAGGACGAGGATCTGCCGATCATCGAGCGCGCCAGCTTCGCCGCGATCTTCGCAAACAACCTCGACGAATTCTTCATGGTTCGCGTCGCAGGTCTGAAGCGCCGCATCGACACCGGCATCGCCGTCACGGCGGCCTCCGGCCTGAGCCCCCGACAGCAGTTGCGCGCCATCAGCGAGCAGGCCCACCGCCTGCAGGATGAGCATGCGCACTACATGATCGATCACATCCTGCCCGACCTGGCCAAGGAGAAGATCGTGCTGCTGAGCTGGGACAAGCTCACCGCGGCCGAGCAGGAGCGCCTTTCGCGTTACTACCGCCAGCAGGTCTTTCCCGTGCTGACGCCGCTCGCCGTGGATCCGGCCCACCCGTTCCCATATATCTCCGGCGGTTCCATCAACCTCGCCGTGCTCGTAGAGAACCCCGCCTCCGGCAAGTCCCACTTCGCACGCGTGAAGATCCCTGGCAACCTGAACCGTCTCGTGCCGGTCGACGACCTGACCGATGACGAGACCACCGATGTTCGCTACGGCTTCATCACCATGGAGAACCTGATTATCGCCCATCTGGAATCCCTGTTCCCGGGCATGATCATCAAGGAAGCCCGCTCCTTCCGCGTGACTCGTAACGAAGACATCGACGTGGAAGAGGATGATGCCGAGAACCTGCTCAACGCCATGGAGAAGGAGCTGCTGCGCCGTCGTTTCGGACCGCCGATCCGTCTGGAGATCTCCGACGAGACCAGCCCGTTCCTCTCCCAGCTGCTCGCCGACCAGTTGCGCGTGAGCGCCGACGAGGTGTACCGCCTGCCGGCACCGCTCGACGCGACCGTACTGTTCGAGCTCGGCGGCATCGATCGTCCGGACCTGAAATACCGCTCCTTCGTACCGACTACGAACCGTCAGATCGCCGAGGTGGAGTCATCCCGCGCGCAAGACATCTTTGCAGCGATTCGCGAACGCGATATCCTCCTGCATCACCCGTATGATTCGTTCTCTACCTCCGTTCAGGCGTTCCTAGCGCAGGCGGCCGCCGATCCGAAGGTGCTCGCCATCAAGCAGACGCTGTACCGCACGTCCAGCAATTCGCCGATCATCGACGCCCTGATCGACGCCGCGCATGCCGGCAAGCAGGTGCTGGCATTGGTCGAAATCAAGGCCCGCTTCGACGAGGATGCCAACATCGCGTGGGCCCGCAAGCTCGAACGTGCAGGCGTGCACGTGGTGTACGGCATCGTAGGCCTGAAGACCCACTGCAAGCTGAGCCTCGTGGTACGTCAGGAAGCCGACGGCCTGCGCCGCTACTGCCATGTGGGCACCGGCAATTACAACCCGAAGACCGCACGAATCTACACCGATCTGGGTCTGCTGACCTGCGATCCGGTGGTCGGTCAGGATATGACCCGTCTGTTCAACCAGCTGTCCGGCTACGCTCCGAAGTCGAGTTTCCACCGCCTGCTGGTGGCCCCCCGCACCGTACGTTCCGGCCTGATCCAGCGCATCCGCCGCGAGGAGGATGCCGCACGCGCCGGCAAGGAGGCATGGATCAAGATCAAGGTCAACTCCATCGTCGACGAAAAGACCATCGATGCGCTGTACCGTGCCAGCCAGGCCGGCGTGAAGATCGACATCGTCGAACGTGGCATCTGCGCGCTCAAGCCGGGCGTTCCGGGCCTTTCCGAGAACATCCGCGTGCGTTCCATCCTCGGTCGCTTCCTCGAGCACAGCCGTATCTACGCCTTCGCCAACTCCGACGGCCCGCAGATCGGCGAAGGCCCGGCCGCCGGCCCTGAGGTGTGGATTGGTTCCGCCGATCTGATGCACCGCAATCTCGACCGCCGAGTCGAGGCACTGGTCCGCATCACCGCACCGGAGCAGATCGACGAGCTGATCAAGTACGTCGACCTGCAGATGGCCGATTCTACCGCCTCCTGGCACATGGAGGCCGATGGCACGTACGTCCGTCATTCGAAGGATGCCGAAGGCCGCCCGCTGGTTGACTGCCAGGAATACTTGATCAAGCGCCATACGCGCCGTCCGGCAACGCACTGA
- a CDS encoding type II secretion system F family protein produces the protein MLESWAIASACCTSGAVWLWYWSPTRVLPGEEAAHELPMPLVLEMLAVAIRRGASIPHALIVVGRIVGGDFGEGLSSVGGALNQGVDWDQAWPSGDDIALVRDVFAASWSSGASPLNRLDAAIEQLDWDERSQIERDAAKLSIRLLLPTGLCFLPAFIAIGVIPAIASFLG, from the coding sequence ATGCTGGAATCGTGGGCGATTGCCTCCGCATGCTGTACATCCGGGGCCGTCTGGTTGTGGTACTGGAGCCCTACACGGGTGTTGCCGGGTGAAGAGGCCGCTCATGAACTGCCGATGCCGCTGGTGCTTGAAATGCTGGCCGTCGCCATTCGACGGGGTGCCTCGATACCGCATGCGTTGATTGTCGTGGGGCGGATTGTCGGCGGGGATTTTGGCGAAGGACTCTCGTCCGTCGGAGGTGCGCTGAACCAAGGCGTCGACTGGGATCAGGCGTGGCCGTCAGGCGATGACATCGCATTGGTGCGTGACGTCTTCGCCGCTTCATGGTCAAGCGGGGCCTCGCCGCTGAACCGATTGGATGCCGCTATCGAACAGTTGGATTGGGATGAGCGCTCGCAGATCGAGCGGGATGCCGCGAAACTGTCGATTCGACTGCTCTTGCCGACGGGATTGTGTTTTCTGCCGGCGTTCATTGCGATCGGTGTCATTCCGGCGATCGCCTCCTTTCTTGGATGA
- a CDS encoding glycoside hydrolase family 3 protein — protein sequence MTAFDQAVETIRRGSDSATLAAQLYGELTDDERMNLLDGDIYYWQGRLDIVRHGYNIAPYVMGAVNRLGIPGIRFVDGPRGCVSGHGTAFPVSMARGATWNEALEERVGEAIGEEVREQGGNLFGGVCINLPRHPAWGRIQETYSDQPVLLGSLGAALTRGVRRHAMACVKHFACNSMENARFKVDVKVDEATFHEVYGPHFKTVIDAGADAVMTAYNSVNGEYCGQNAWLIRQTLRKDWGFTGIVASDFVWGLRDVTKSVKAGLNTEEPFHQQRYTKLRAALGRGDVTWDDIRELGERILDTQLRFYAQRDMREPAGTMAGAEHAALAREVAEQSMVLLKNDARALPLDPAAVSRITVAGRLTDAANTGDQGSSNVRAPYTVTPLEGLRTAFGDDAVDYAEGCDPAEAARRARHADAAIVVVGYTANDEGEYLKSVVSPDMLPLLPEPVTAEQCAAKQACQAYMKEGVSTFGGNAEGGDRASLHLNPEDVELIHAVAEANPRTIVVVVAAGAVLMDEWVDEPAAVMMGWYSGMEGGHALADIITGKVDPSGRLPYAIARSEHDLPPFDREATSVRYTRWYGQRLIQHRGSQALFPLGYGLSYQSYGIGEPAIADSDRERQTAILHVPVTNEGGHAGRHVVQVYGSLQEGERAGERELLGFASASIPARQTVDVAISLDFSALGRWNAQERKVALETGKIRIEASSFWGDPDASTMEVEL from the coding sequence ATGACGGCATTCGATCAGGCGGTCGAAACAATCCGACGGGGCTCAGATAGCGCAACTCTCGCCGCACAACTCTATGGTGAGCTCACCGATGACGAGCGGATGAATCTGCTGGACGGTGACATCTACTACTGGCAGGGACGACTGGATATTGTGCGGCATGGCTACAATATCGCGCCATACGTCATGGGGGCCGTGAATCGGCTCGGCATTCCGGGCATACGGTTCGTGGATGGTCCCCGTGGGTGCGTCAGCGGGCATGGCACCGCATTCCCGGTGTCCATGGCACGCGGCGCGACATGGAACGAGGCTCTGGAGGAACGCGTCGGCGAAGCCATCGGAGAAGAGGTACGCGAGCAAGGAGGCAACCTTTTCGGTGGCGTATGCATCAATCTTCCGCGGCATCCCGCTTGGGGCCGCATTCAGGAGACTTATTCCGACCAACCGGTGCTGCTGGGATCGCTGGGTGCGGCGCTGACGCGCGGCGTACGCCGGCATGCCATGGCCTGCGTCAAGCATTTTGCCTGCAATTCCATGGAAAACGCGCGTTTCAAGGTCGACGTGAAGGTTGATGAGGCCACATTCCATGAGGTGTACGGGCCTCATTTCAAAACGGTGATTGATGCCGGTGCGGATGCGGTCATGACCGCATACAACTCCGTGAATGGCGAATACTGCGGGCAGAACGCATGGCTCATTCGGCAGACACTGCGAAAGGACTGGGGCTTTACCGGTATCGTCGCCTCCGATTTTGTATGGGGGTTGCGTGATGTGACGAAATCGGTGAAGGCGGGTCTCAATACCGAGGAGCCGTTCCATCAACAGCGGTACACCAAGTTGCGTGCGGCTCTCGGCCGTGGCGATGTGACCTGGGATGACATTCGCGAGCTTGGCGAGCGCATCCTCGATACGCAACTGAGATTCTATGCACAACGGGATATGCGGGAACCTGCCGGAACCATGGCCGGCGCGGAGCATGCGGCGCTCGCCCGTGAAGTGGCGGAGCAGTCCATGGTGCTGCTGAAAAACGATGCGCGGGCACTGCCGCTCGATCCTGCCGCCGTCTCACGTATTACGGTAGCCGGCAGGTTGACGGATGCGGCGAACACCGGTGATCAGGGCTCTTCGAACGTAAGGGCTCCGTACACGGTGACGCCATTGGAGGGGCTGCGCACGGCATTCGGCGACGATGCGGTGGATTACGCGGAAGGATGCGACCCCGCAGAGGCTGCGCGTCGCGCACGTCATGCCGATGCCGCGATCGTGGTCGTCGGCTACACGGCGAATGATGAGGGCGAATACCTCAAGAGCGTGGTCTCCCCGGATATGCTGCCGTTGCTGCCGGAACCGGTGACTGCGGAACAATGCGCGGCGAAGCAGGCCTGCCAAGCCTACATGAAGGAAGGCGTAAGCACGTTCGGTGGCAATGCGGAAGGCGGCGATCGCGCAAGCCTGCATCTGAATCCGGAAGACGTGGAACTCATCCACGCCGTCGCCGAAGCCAATCCGCGCACGATCGTCGTAGTGGTCGCCGCTGGTGCCGTGCTGATGGACGAATGGGTGGACGAGCCTGCCGCAGTGATGATGGGTTGGTATTCCGGCATGGAGGGTGGGCATGCGCTTGCCGACATCATTACCGGCAAGGTCGACCCGTCCGGACGGTTGCCGTATGCAATCGCGCGATCGGAACACGATCTGCCCCCATTCGACCGTGAGGCGACCAGTGTGCGGTACACGCGCTGGTATGGCCAACGGTTGATTCAACACCGCGGTTCACAAGCATTGTTCCCTCTGGGGTACGGCCTGTCATACCAGTCATATGGAATTGGGGAACCTGCGATTGCGGATTCCGATAGGGAGCGGCAGACGGCGATCCTGCACGTTCCGGTCACCAACGAGGGCGGTCATGCCGGCCGCCATGTCGTTCAGGTATATGGCAGTTTGCAGGAGGGCGAGCGCGCAGGCGAACGTGAACTGCTCGGTTTCGCATCGGCGTCCATTCCCGCGCGACAGACTGTGGACGTCGCAATATCGCTGGATTTCTCGGCGTTGGGCCGTTGGAATGCACAGGAGCGCAAAGTCGCGCTCGAAACAGGAAAAATCCGCATCGAGGCGTCCTCGTTCTGGGGCGATCCCGATGCTTCGACAATGGAGGTCGAACTATGA
- a CDS encoding P-loop NTPase, giving the protein MSVHGTVARLHAAHPVAEHADMDGVVVLSSAVAGVGVSTLAAMLARTLTQRGVKCVLVDADLQGGGLDVLLGIENEDGSRFGDINAPLGNVDGKALLRELPVWDGVPVLSCDPWKIENPQWWEIQACIRALAQTRRTVIVDMANHVGLDSLKDCAGALHIVAVEMTVLGLARAKTWLKSLVTVDGNGGSSPILVGIEPRGTIRNRGTTGVAEACEYLECEIGIVIRSDGKLCSALLEGLGLRKPNTTMRKALERLADRVQERRGGKRADHGTRPS; this is encoded by the coding sequence ATGTCCGTGCACGGTACCGTGGCACGCCTGCATGCGGCGCATCCGGTGGCGGAGCATGCCGATATGGACGGCGTGGTGGTGCTGAGCTCCGCAGTCGCCGGTGTGGGAGTCAGCACGTTGGCGGCCATGCTTGCCCGCACGCTGACGCAGCGTGGCGTCAAGTGCGTGCTGGTGGATGCGGACCTGCAGGGTGGCGGATTGGATGTGCTGCTCGGCATCGAAAATGAGGATGGTTCCCGATTCGGTGACATCAATGCGCCGCTTGGCAACGTCGATGGCAAGGCGCTGTTGCGCGAGCTGCCGGTCTGGGATGGTGTGCCGGTACTTTCCTGCGATCCATGGAAGATCGAAAATCCGCAATGGTGGGAGATCCAAGCCTGCATTCGTGCACTCGCACAGACACGCAGGACGGTGATCGTCGATATGGCGAACCATGTCGGTCTTGACAGTCTGAAGGATTGTGCGGGAGCCTTGCATATCGTTGCGGTGGAGATGACGGTGCTCGGCCTGGCCCGTGCGAAAACCTGGCTGAAGTCACTCGTAACGGTTGACGGCAATGGCGGATCCTCGCCGATTCTGGTCGGCATCGAACCTCGCGGCACCATACGCAATCGTGGAACCACTGGTGTTGCCGAAGCGTGCGAGTATTTGGAATGCGAAATCGGCATCGTCATACGGTCGGATGGCAAACTGTGCAGTGCGCTCCTGGAAGGACTGGGATTGCGCAAGCCGAACACGACTATGCGCAAAGCCTTGGAACGATTGGCCGATCGCGTACAGGAAAGGCGTGGCGGAAAGCGGGCGGATCATGGAACTCGGCCCTCTTAG
- a CDS encoding NUDIX hydrolase yields the protein MKGMSEKMRRIVEAAGGIVYRWKVGGQIADNPQIATRKTAKELLDDIEVCIVHRPKYDDWSWPKGKLEQGESHRHAAVREIGEETGVSIALGPYLGEVEYPLSEEGKKTRHSHDRTVDTKHTLYWMARPITGEDAEHLIDAFGPVHRADVGEINDIVWVSVREARKILTHSTDKDILAAFVDRVQEGAATAQNLLIVRHAKAESRKSWKGTDANRPITPKGAAAAFALNRELACYNPTRLATSPWMRCQETLQVLSWQTDRPMEHIDALTEDAFADHPTMAWLAFLDQIRQTLNTRQTTAICMHRPVIGGMFDHLRGMCSRKQLAKQLIAKSPYMPTGTAIAMFIIDTPQGPNIIDIQKVTPLVY from the coding sequence ATGAAAGGCATGAGCGAGAAGATGAGACGTATCGTGGAAGCTGCGGGGGGTATCGTCTACCGCTGGAAGGTCGGCGGGCAAATCGCCGACAATCCTCAGATCGCAACGCGGAAGACAGCCAAGGAACTGCTCGACGACATTGAAGTCTGCATCGTGCATCGACCGAAATATGATGATTGGAGCTGGCCGAAAGGCAAGCTGGAGCAGGGCGAATCACACCGTCATGCGGCGGTTCGCGAAATCGGCGAGGAGACGGGCGTAAGCATTGCGCTCGGTCCATACTTGGGCGAGGTCGAATACCCGTTGTCCGAGGAAGGCAAGAAGACCCGCCATTCGCACGACCGCACCGTCGACACCAAGCACACGCTGTACTGGATGGCACGTCCCATCACCGGAGAGGACGCCGAGCATCTCATCGACGCATTCGGCCCGGTGCATCGCGCGGACGTGGGCGAAATCAACGATATCGTGTGGGTGTCGGTACGTGAGGCACGCAAAATCCTGACGCATTCCACCGATAAGGACATTCTCGCGGCGTTCGTCGACCGTGTGCAGGAGGGCGCCGCGACCGCGCAGAATCTGCTGATCGTACGCCATGCGAAGGCCGAATCACGCAAATCATGGAAGGGCACCGACGCGAATCGTCCGATCACGCCGAAAGGTGCGGCCGCGGCGTTCGCGCTCAACCGCGAGCTCGCCTGCTACAATCCCACCCGACTGGCCACGTCGCCGTGGATGCGCTGTCAGGAGACGCTACAGGTCCTCAGCTGGCAGACCGACCGGCCGATGGAGCATATCGATGCGTTGACGGAAGACGCATTCGCCGATCATCCGACCATGGCCTGGCTCGCGTTTCTAGACCAGATCAGGCAGACGTTGAACACGCGACAGACCACGGCCATCTGCATGCATCGGCCGGTGATCGGCGGCATGTTCGACCATCTGCGTGGCATGTGCTCGCGCAAGCAGCTCGCCAAACAGCTCATCGCCAAGTCTCCCTATATGCCTACCGGTACGGCCATCGCAATGTTTATAATCGATACACCGCAAGGTCCCAACATCATCGATATTCAAAAGGTCACGCCACTTGTCTACTAA
- a CDS encoding TetR/AcrR family transcriptional regulator yields MMVMVAARSEKEPEESLAHPRLGPAQRREQIIDAASQLISRNGFWGFSVRQVAAQCDLTEPAVIYHFKNKVGLLIAVLERRDREDMAQYSHSLGVEPEQIWNGDVRFGIRDICDVLMARNAKQPEIVRLYTILQGESLSDHHPAYEYYQKRERRVIAMLTRAAEHDGLEHPQQEAHLALAMMDGVQLRWLRNPEDVDLMTLWRAYADARWW; encoded by the coding sequence ATGATGGTTATGGTGGCTGCCAGGAGTGAGAAGGAACCGGAGGAGTCTCTTGCCCATCCTCGGTTGGGGCCTGCGCAACGGCGGGAGCAGATCATCGATGCTGCCTCGCAGCTTATTTCCCGCAACGGATTTTGGGGATTCTCAGTGCGTCAGGTGGCTGCGCAATGCGATCTGACCGAACCCGCGGTCATCTACCATTTCAAGAACAAGGTCGGCCTGCTGATTGCGGTGCTGGAACGTCGTGATCGCGAAGATATGGCGCAGTATTCGCATTCTCTTGGCGTGGAACCTGAACAGATTTGGAATGGCGATGTGCGGTTCGGCATTCGGGATATCTGCGATGTGCTGATGGCGCGCAATGCCAAGCAGCCGGAAATCGTGAGGTTGTACACCATTTTGCAAGGAGAGTCGCTCAGCGATCATCACCCGGCATATGAGTACTACCAAAAGCGCGAGCGGCGTGTGATTGCGATGCTGACGCGTGCGGCCGAGCATGATGGTCTGGAACATCCTCAACAGGAGGCACACCTGGCTCTTGCCATGATGGATGGTGTTCAATTGCGATGGCTCCGTAACCCCGAAGACGTTGATCTGATGACGTTGTGGCGTGCCTATGCCGATGCTCGCTGGTGGTGA
- a CDS encoding type II secretion system F family protein: MRACRYEAGRWRDSETHKESVMKWLAWCAAVMATLAVWLWLRRHEPFGQSRLSDLHGCVDGGAGPKDQTPAGQRPQADGREGSVVGEPTGNAVASAPLPHMASVACVAALQASVRSGATLVQAFEELGGYAFATPELTRSRIEMVLRCRCPPEEQGGQMRRLSAELYAACQLSMALGCETSRCLAAVLASLKRQRLLEDLHRNAFAMPQATVKLLMALPLLTVLLGEGMGARPLAFLCGDARGLLCLGFALGCYAIGLLWIRVLLRENHP; this comes from the coding sequence ATGAGAGCGTGCCGGTACGAGGCCGGGCGATGGCGAGATTCGGAAACACACAAGGAGTCTGTGATGAAATGGTTGGCATGGTGTGCCGCAGTGATGGCTACGCTCGCCGTGTGGCTGTGGCTGCGCCGCCATGAGCCATTCGGGCAATCCCGACTGTCGGACCTGCACGGGTGCGTCGATGGCGGTGCAGGACCGAAGGATCAGACGCCGGCAGGGCAGAGGCCGCAAGCCGATGGGCGGGAGGGCAGCGTTGTCGGCGAGCCGACCGGAAACGCAGTGGCGAGCGCGCCATTGCCCCATATGGCAAGCGTGGCATGTGTGGCGGCCCTGCAGGCTTCCGTACGTAGCGGCGCCACGTTGGTGCAGGCTTTCGAAGAACTGGGAGGCTACGCGTTTGCCACTCCTGAACTCACTCGCTCGCGCATCGAGATGGTGTTGCGATGCCGTTGCCCGCCCGAAGAACAAGGTGGACAGATGCGCCGATTGAGTGCGGAACTTTATGCGGCCTGCCAGCTCAGCATGGCGTTGGGCTGCGAAACGTCACGTTGCCTGGCTGCAGTTTTGGCCTCCCTGAAAAGGCAACGACTTCTGGAAGACCTGCACAGGAACGCCTTTGCCATGCCTCAGGCCACGGTCAAACTGCTGATGGCATTGCCGTTGCTTACGGTATTGCTGGGCGAAGGCATGGGCGCCCGCCCTTTGGCCTTCCTATGCGGTGATGCCAGGGGGCTGCTGTGCTTGGGATTTGCCTTGGGATGCTATGCGATCGGCCTGCTGTGGATTCGGGTATTGCTACGGGAGAATCATCCGTGA
- a CDS encoding CpaF family protein: MELGPLSEVAREPGVTDIAVTCDGSVWVDGGDGMRLRRLRVPFDSAQSIRNFAVRLCSQLGRRLDDACPIADASTVDGVRVHAVIAPLVPQGAAISIRLPDATAPRLESLAHHGMFPVAWLPLLRGLVRRKATMLVTGGTGAGKTTMLKALLMQCPPTERIITVEEVRELGMFHHANHVSLVTREANVEGVGAIDLSQLIAATLRMRPDRVVVGECRGAEIADLLRALNSGHRGGMTTLHANSVEAVPSRLVALGLLAGLDPRATAALAENAFDVVLHVERTQGYRRISQIGQLTVRDGRLQGSPLAFWNGGQVRTNERWVDFMRRWGV; encoded by the coding sequence ATGGAACTCGGCCCTCTTAGCGAAGTGGCCCGCGAGCCGGGAGTCACCGATATCGCCGTGACCTGCGACGGTTCCGTATGGGTGGATGGCGGCGATGGCATGCGATTGCGCAGATTGCGTGTGCCGTTCGACTCCGCGCAGTCCATTCGGAACTTCGCGGTACGACTATGTTCCCAACTTGGCCGCCGTCTCGACGACGCCTGTCCGATAGCCGACGCCTCCACTGTTGACGGCGTGCGCGTGCATGCCGTGATCGCACCGTTGGTCCCGCAAGGTGCGGCCATCAGCATCCGCCTGCCCGACGCCACCGCACCCCGGTTGGAATCCTTGGCGCACCACGGCATGTTTCCGGTGGCTTGGCTGCCATTGTTACGTGGATTGGTGCGCCGCAAGGCGACGATGCTGGTCACAGGCGGTACTGGAGCCGGTAAAACCACCATGCTCAAGGCGTTGCTTATGCAATGCCCGCCGACGGAACGCATCATCACCGTTGAAGAGGTGCGCGAACTGGGCATGTTCCATCATGCCAATCATGTGTCGTTGGTCACCAGAGAGGCCAATGTGGAAGGCGTCGGAGCCATAGATCTGTCGCAATTGATCGCAGCGACCCTACGCATGCGGCCGGACCGTGTGGTAGTGGGCGAATGCCGAGGTGCGGAGATCGCGGATCTATTGAGGGCGCTCAACTCCGGGCATCGTGGTGGCATGACCACCCTGCATGCGAACAGTGTGGAAGCCGTGCCATCGCGTTTGGTGGCGCTTGGGCTGCTCGCCGGTCTGGATCCGCGTGCCACCGCCGCACTTGCGGAAAACGCTTTCGATGTGGTGCTGCATGTGGAACGAACGCAAGGATATCGCAGAATCTCGCAGATCGGTCAACTTACCGTGCGGGATGGAAGGCTGCAAGGCAGCCCTTTGGCATTTTGGAATGGCGGGCAGGTGCGAACGAACGAGCGATGGGTGGATTTCATGCGGCGATGGGGCGTATGA
- a CDS encoding MFS transporter, whose protein sequence is MNTAQPTVWTGTVSDEQQAKVPWVVGVALVLGVFLWMGPYMGVNVVLLPAKTALLAGDGKASVVAVLSTSAMIVAAIANIIFGALSDLTRSRFGRRSPWIIGGSVLAAAAMMFVSWAPTVPLLIVGWCVYQCFLNAIVAPLIAVITDRTAPKFRGTISAMYALGYSVGIYGGQMIGARFLTDQSMGFTVLAVLTLIGGPLAALIMREGSSLAMPRKRFTAQMFWEHFSFPTRHCRDYYLALFGKFLIVAAKFAISGFQLYILTDYMMQSADGAKHYVSVISMCMMVTAIAMTVIAGPISDRIGSRKIPVIACSLLVAVGSIIPFFSNDPKMMIAYALVAGTGMGAYNAVDQALNVEVLPSKDTAAKDLGILNLANTGGQVLGPVLAATLINMFGYHALFPLAAVCSLLGALLIVFIKSVK, encoded by the coding sequence ATGAATACAGCACAACCGACCGTGTGGACGGGAACGGTGAGTGACGAACAACAGGCAAAGGTGCCTTGGGTCGTCGGAGTGGCGCTCGTCTTGGGTGTATTCCTATGGATGGGACCATACATGGGCGTAAACGTGGTGCTGCTCCCCGCGAAGACGGCGCTGCTGGCGGGAGATGGCAAGGCGAGTGTCGTCGCAGTGCTGTCCACCAGCGCCATGATCGTCGCGGCCATTGCCAATATCATTTTCGGTGCGCTTTCCGATTTGACCCGTTCCCGCTTCGGGCGTCGTTCCCCCTGGATCATCGGTGGTTCGGTTCTTGCCGCGGCGGCCATGATGTTCGTGAGCTGGGCGCCGACCGTACCGTTGCTCATCGTGGGATGGTGCGTATATCAGTGCTTCCTGAACGCCATCGTCGCGCCGTTGATCGCCGTGATCACCGACCGTACGGCACCGAAGTTCCGCGGTACCATCAGCGCCATGTATGCGCTTGGTTACTCGGTTGGCATCTACGGTGGTCAGATGATCGGCGCCCGATTCCTTACGGACCAATCCATGGGCTTTACCGTACTTGCCGTGCTTACGCTGATCGGAGGTCCTCTCGCCGCTCTGATCATGCGCGAAGGTTCCAGCCTGGCCATGCCGAGGAAACGATTCACCGCGCAGATGTTCTGGGAGCATTTCTCCTTCCCGACGAGACATTGCCGTGACTACTATCTTGCATTGTTCGGCAAGTTCCTGATCGTCGCGGCCAAGTTCGCCATCTCCGGTTTCCAGCTGTACATCCTTACGGATTACATGATGCAAAGCGCCGATGGGGCCAAACACTACGTTTCGGTGATTTCCATGTGCATGATGGTGACCGCCATCGCCATGACGGTGATCGCAGGGCCGATTTCCGACAGGATCGGCAGCCGTAAGATTCCGGTGATTGCATGCTCCTTGCTGGTTGCCGTAGGCTCCATCATTCCGTTCTTCTCCAACGATCCGAAGATGATGATCGCGTATGCATTGGTCGCGGGTACCGGTATGGGCGCCTACAACGCCGTGGATCAGGCGCTGAATGTGGAGGTGTTGCCGTCCAAGGACACCGCCGCCAAGGATCTGGGCATTCTGAACCTTGCCAATACCGGTGGCCAGGTGCTCGGTCCGGTGCTTGCCGCCACGCTGATCAATATGTTTGGCTACCATGCGCTCTTCCCGTTGGCTGCCGTCTGTTCGCTGCTCGGCGCGCTGTTGATCGTCTTCATCAAGTCGGTGAAATAA